The following DNA comes from Caulobacter mirabilis.
TCTCCGGCTCCAGCACGTCGCCGACGCCGGTGACCGTGTAGATGGCGGTCTCGTCCGCGACGAGCAGCATGGCCTCCAGCCGGCGCAGGTAGCGGTCGGTGCGCCAGTCCTTGGCCAGTTCGACGCAGGCCCGCGCCAACTGGCCCGGGAACTGCTCCAGCTTGGCCTCGAGCCGCTCGATCAGGGTGAAGGCGTCGGCCGTCGCGCCCGCGAAGCCGGCGATCACCTTGCCGCCGGCCAGGGTGCGAACCTTCTTGGCGTTGCCCTTGACCACGGTCTGGCCCATGGAGACCTGACCGTCGCCGGCCACCACGGTCTTACCGTTCTTGCGCACCGCCAGGATGGTCGTGCCGTGCCAGTCGGGGAAGGATGTCGCGTTCTGCATGGCTCGCGATGTGGCGGCGCGCCCGCTCTAGGTCAAGTTTGGCGAGGTCAAGACGATGACGTTTTCGGAGCAGGAAGTCGAACGCTACGCGCGCCACCTGGTCCTGCGCGAAATCGGCGGTCCGGGCCAGCAGCGGCTGAAGGCGGCCAGCGTCCTGATGGTCGGCGCCGGCGGGCTGGGCGCCCCGGCCGCGCTGTACCTGGCGGCGGCCGGCGTCGGCCGGATCGGCCTGGTCGACCCCGACACGGTCGCCCTGTCGAACCTGCAGCGGCAAGTGATCTACAGCCTGGCCGACATCGATCGCCGCAAGGTCGACGCCGCCGCCGAGCACCTGCGCGTGCTGAACGACGAGATTCGGATCGAGACCCACGCCCTCGCCGTGACGCCCGGCAACGCCGCCGCTCTCGTCGCCGGCTACGACCTGGTTCTGGACGGCACCGACGACTTCGCCACCCGCTTCGCCGTGTCCGACGCCTGCCTGGCGCACGGCAAGACCCTGGTCAGCGGCGCCATCGCCCGCTGGACGGGCCAGGTCGGCGTGTTCGCCGGCAAGCCCTGCTACCGCTGTCTCGTGCCGGAGATCCCGCCCGACGCGGAGACCTGCGTCTCGGTCGGCGTCGTCGGCGCGATCGGCGGCGTCATCGGCTCGATGATGGCGCTGGAGGCGGTGAAGATCATCGCCCAGGCGGGCGAGCCGCTGCTGGGCCGGCTGCTGATCTACGACGCCCTGGCCGGCGAGACCCGCACCGTCCGGATCGGCGCCGACCCCGCCTGTCCGGCCTGCGGGAGCGCCTAGGCCCCCAGCCGCGGCTCCAGGAAGCCGATGACCTTGGTCAGGACGTCCATGGACTGCTGCGGCGTCCAATCGCGGTGCCCCATGTCCTCGATCTCAAGGTATTCGACGG
Coding sequences within:
- the hslV gene encoding ATP-dependent protease subunit HslV → MQNATSFPDWHGTTILAVRKNGKTVVAGDGQVSMGQTVVKGNAKKVRTLAGGKVIAGFAGATADAFTLIERLEAKLEQFPGQLARACVELAKDWRTDRYLRRLEAMLLVADETAIYTVTGVGDVLEPESGVAAIGSGGNYALAAARALAENTDLSAEEVARRAMGIAADICVYTNGSLTVESL
- a CDS encoding HesA/MoeB/ThiF family protein translates to MTFSEQEVERYARHLVLREIGGPGQQRLKAASVLMVGAGGLGAPAALYLAAAGVGRIGLVDPDTVALSNLQRQVIYSLADIDRRKVDAAAEHLRVLNDEIRIETHALAVTPGNAAALVAGYDLVLDGTDDFATRFAVSDACLAHGKTLVSGAIARWTGQVGVFAGKPCYRCLVPEIPPDAETCVSVGVVGAIGGVIGSMMALEAVKIIAQAGEPLLGRLLIYDALAGETRTVRIGADPACPACGSA